The genomic segment GGCCAGTCATCAAACGACGTCATTGGGCAGCCAAGACGGCGTGACAGCGACCAGAGGAAGCGATCTGCAACTCCAGAACGAAGCTGATGGTGAATCAGGGTGGTGTTGGGCCCGAATCGAGCCTGCTCAAGATCCTGCGATACCAATGTCCACCAGGCCGGCCAGGCACCCAGGAAGGGGAGAAGGGTCACACGGGAGTAGCTCTGAATCAATCGACGCCGAATCGCCGGAAGATCGAGCAGCACATGGGTTCCCGGGAACAGGAGCAGAGGGATTAACCAGAGCGAATTTGAAGACGCAGCCGGATGGTGCTCAGCCGTCAGAACTTCCAGATCAACCGGTGCCTTGCGTCGACGTTGCAGACGATCGACAAAATCAGTGACACAGGCCGGAACCAGACCCTGAGGGCGCCCATGCACTACGAGACGGATCGCATCATGACCGGACCACGCGTCACAACGGAGAAGCTCCCAAGGATTCTGTGGCGACTCAGCGAGAGACATCGTCAATCAATTGACTGATCGAGAAACGATTCCAAAGCACAGAGATCTCATCCAACACTACTCCGGAGCCGGGTTGTCATTCATCGGCGCTCGCCTCATGAAAGGGTGCCAAGAAGTTGTACTAATATGGGAAGGGCGTTCAAACCTTCGTGAAACGCTGATTCAGCACTGCGACGGAGCACAGATTCAGTCAATCCAGCGCAGGGCTAGAACCACTCAACATGCCATCGAACAATCCTTCGTCCAAAGTTTATTTGGAAGGGAAAAAGCTGAATAAAATTGAACAACAAAAAGCCGAAAAAGATGGTTTAGACATTGGTTCTGAACTGGACCATTTCGCCAAGATTGGCTGGGAAAAAATGGATAAGACAGATTTGGAACTCAGATTGAAATGGTACGGAATGTTTTGGAGACCCAAAACTCCCGGCAAATTCATGATGAGGCTGCGGATACCGAATGGGATCCTCAACGCTCAACAAACAAGAGTCATCGCGACCATTGTTGAGCGCTATGGAGATAGCGGAAGCTGCGATATCACAACCAGGCAGAACCTACAACTCAGGGGAGTCCTGATCAATGACCTTCCAAACATTATTCAACAGCTCAAGAGCGTTGGTCTACACACACTTCAATCCGGATTCGACAATCCAAGAAACGTCACTGGAAATCCATTGGCTGGCATCGACCCAAAAGAAATTATAGATACACGCCCCTTCACAATAGAACTTCAAGACTTTTTAACCAACAAAGGGGAGGGGAATCACGAATTTTCCAATTTGCCGCGCAAATGGAACACGGCCGTCGCAGGAGCAAAAGACAATTTTCTACTCCACAATGATATTGTTTTTCATCCAGTGGAAAACAATGGAACACTTGGGTTTGGCGTTTGGATTGGAGGAATTCTTTCTCCGCAGATGAATTCCTATGCAGTCCCGCTGAATGCCTGGATTCCTCAAGAAGACATCTGCAGAATGACTGATTGTGTGATCCGAGTTTGGCGCGACAACGGCGAACGAAACGTGCGCACAAAAGGGCGATTCAGATTTTATATGGAAGCCATCGGTCTGGAGAACGTTCGCCAACAGATTGAAGAGATGTATGGCCCTTTAACACCAGACCCTGGCTCAATTTTTAATGAACAGCCGAGAATCCATTATGGCATCCACGAACAAAAGCAGAAAGATCTTTACTACGTCGGGTTGCATGTTCCTGTTGGACGGTTAACAGCTGAAGACCTGCACGATCTCGCTACAGCAGCCAGTACCTATGGGGATGGTGAACTACGCCTCACCGAAGACCAGAATTTGATTCTTGCCAATATCAAGCAGGAACATCTTGACAATCTGAAGAAGGATCCCCTGTTGAAACGCTTCCCAAGAGATCCCGGAACTGTGGCCTCTGGAACAGTGTCATGCACTGGCAGCGCTTACTGCAGCTTCGCCATGGTCAATACAAAAGATCGAGCCAGAACAATTGCCGAGGAACTCGACCAAGAACTCCATCTTCCCGAAGAAGTGAAGATTCACTGGACGGGATGTCCCAACACATGCGGCCAGGCCTTCATGGGAGCCATTGGTCTCACAGGTAAAAAAGCCAAAAACAGTGAGGGCGTCACAGGCGAGGGATTCCAGATCACCGTTGGCGGCTCTCAAGGGCCTGATCCAAGTGTTGGGGATATCTACATGAAGACAGTTCCTGCCGAAGAGGTGAAATCTGTCATCAAAGACCTGTTAATTGAAAGATTTGGAGCAACCAGCAAACGCTAAAATGGCTGTCAACAATCAATATGATTCTGTCCTATCGTCAGAAGCAGAAATCTGGGATCAGCTTCATACAAAACGGCGTAAGCCCATGGCTCCAGAGTGGCTTTATGAGCACTACTCAGTTGATAGCAGTCGAGAACTAAAACTGATCATCTGTGAACAATTAGGCCATCAAGGGAGTGAAGGATGGCAGCAAATAAAAACATTAATCAAATGCCACGGTGTGCAACATGAATTCATTCATGCTGCGGGCCTTTGCCACCAGAAAGAGGCTTTCCGGTGGCTTCTCTCCCTGATGGCAGATCAACAGGAACACATTGATTATGGGAATCTTGCGGAGGCACTAGCGTGTTGGGGAGCCGAAATTCCAGAACAAATATTAATTGGGTGCATTTTGCACCACAGCCAAAAGGTTCAACTTTCAGGTTTAGCGATGCTGAACTTTCGATCCTATCGACTATCAGCAAAAGAACTGTTGAATTACTGCGACATGGCTCTTCAAAGAAATATTGATTCAATCAACCTGGAAGTCATCCGCATCTTGCAAAGAAGAGACGAAGATCAAATTTCAGAACGATTATACAAACTTTGCACTGAAGGTTCCGATGCTACGTCATTGTCCGCCCTCAAAGCATTGGGCTGCATGAACAGTACAACAAGTCGACAATGCCTCAAACGGCTGACCGAGACGCTGAGTGAACGACACAAAAGAGAATTGGCCGTGAAACAGTTATCGCAACAGTGTGTGTCCATGCACCAGGACTGATCAAGACAACCATTTCGATCAAGCTTGCAGGCAGGTTGCGTCAGTGAACATTAGATCAGACAAATTAACCGCAGCCAGACAAGCGATTAAAGTTTGATATTAAAAAAACAAGGCGGCAATAGCTGCAGGAACCAGTCAGGGACTTGATCAACATTCATCTTGAGCAACTCTTGCAATCATCACATTGATTGCAACATCCATCACAAAACTGATGCGGTCACGATCAATAACCACCCACTAATTGCTGTAAACCAATGCCAAGATACGTCGCTTCTTTAAAGAGTTGCTGAGTCGCATCGCGATCATCAAGCTCAAGAGCCTTCTGGTAACGCTTTCTGAGTGACTGAAGAATCGCAACATCGCGCTGGGTGACGATGTTCATGGGCGCCAGGACGGAGAGCCATAGTGTATCAGTTGATACGTATTTTGCCTTGGAGCTCCCAAGCCCGATCTCGTGATCGCTAAAACCCACCGCCGATAACGACACGCCTGAAGACACGGCAAACCACGCCTCTGGAAGAGACCAACAAACGACTGAACCAATGAATTCACTGGCCATCAGAACAAGCGCCAAAATTGCCGAACTTAAAAGTGCAGCAAAAAACATCTCAAACAAGAGCTTCACCTGCTAGCCAGCAGCCAAACAACAATTCTTTAAAAACGTCATCGACACCCAATCAACCGTAAAGCATTGACCACTACTCTTTGAGAATTCGAAGCGTCAAATCAAAGCTGCTCTCTTCATCAATAGATTTTTATATTGCAGAACATTATTGATTTCAAGATTGTCTACCGCTCTACGGCGCATTCATGGGGTGATCTAGTGTCAATGGTGCTTGAATCCACCAACTCTCTTTTGAGCAGGTCCCATCGTGATTCTGCCTTGTCGGTTGGTTCCGGATGATCCAGTGACCAGACCTTCAACCGCTAAATCCACACGATTCAAGACCTACCTGCAGAAGGTTGGCAGTGGAGAACACACGAGCCAGGGCATGAGCCGTGAGGAAGCGGCTGACGCCATGGCCCTGATGCTGCATCAGGACGCAACTCCTGCGCAGATCGGCGCATTCCTGATTGCTCATCGCATTCGTCGTCCAGAACCCCAGGAACTCGCAGGCATGCTCGACACCTATCGAGAGCTTGGCCCTGTCCTGAAATCACCGAAGAACGCCATTGCCCCGATCTGCTTCGGGATGCCCTTCGACGGACGGACACGCACCGCACCGATTTACCCACTCACTGTGCTCGTGCTCCTGGCTGCTCTTCAGCCCGTGGTGCTTCAGGGCGGAGACAGGATGCCGATCAAATACGGGGTCACAACCATTGAATTGTTCAAGGCTCTTGGCCTCGATCTCTCCGGATTGCATCTGAGATCCGTAGAGGAAGGATTCAAGCGCCACGGATTCGCACTCATCCACCAGCCTGAACACTTCCCGATCGCTGAAAGCCTGGTCGGTTATCGGGAAGAACTCGGAAAACGTCCTCCGGTGGCGAGCCTTGAATTGCTGTGGACTCCTCATCAGGGTCCACACATTCTTGTCAGCGGTTTTGTTCATCCACCAACCGAAAGTCGTGCCTGGGATGCCCTGCGTCAGGCGGGCGAAACGGATCTCGTGACCGTTAAGGGCCTCGAAGGTGGCACCGACCTTCCCATCGGACGGGCTTGCATCACGGCGACGATGAAGGAAGGACGTGTCGAACGTCTGATCCTTCATCCACGAGACCACGGTTGTCATGCCAAAGACGTGGAATGGCAAGACCTGGACACCTGGACCGTTCAGGCGCGTCAGGCACTGGGCAATCAAGGTCCGCTCAGCACTGCACTGCGCTGGAACGCCGGCAGCTATCTCTGGTTCTGCGGCATGGCGGATG from the Synechococcus sp. KORDI-100 genome contains:
- a CDS encoding ferredoxin--nitrite reductase yields the protein MPSNNPSSKVYLEGKKLNKIEQQKAEKDGLDIGSELDHFAKIGWEKMDKTDLELRLKWYGMFWRPKTPGKFMMRLRIPNGILNAQQTRVIATIVERYGDSGSCDITTRQNLQLRGVLINDLPNIIQQLKSVGLHTLQSGFDNPRNVTGNPLAGIDPKEIIDTRPFTIELQDFLTNKGEGNHEFSNLPRKWNTAVAGAKDNFLLHNDIVFHPVENNGTLGFGVWIGGILSPQMNSYAVPLNAWIPQEDICRMTDCVIRVWRDNGERNVRTKGRFRFYMEAIGLENVRQQIEEMYGPLTPDPGSIFNEQPRIHYGIHEQKQKDLYYVGLHVPVGRLTAEDLHDLATAASTYGDGELRLTEDQNLILANIKQEHLDNLKKDPLLKRFPRDPGTVASGTVSCTGSAYCSFAMVNTKDRARTIAEELDQELHLPEEVKIHWTGCPNTCGQAFMGAIGLTGKKAKNSEGVTGEGFQITVGGSQGPDPSVGDIYMKTVPAEEVKSVIKDLLIERFGATSKR
- a CDS encoding anthranilate phosphoribosyltransferase family protein, coding for MTRPSTAKSTRFKTYLQKVGSGEHTSQGMSREEAADAMALMLHQDATPAQIGAFLIAHRIRRPEPQELAGMLDTYRELGPVLKSPKNAIAPICFGMPFDGRTRTAPIYPLTVLVLLAALQPVVLQGGDRMPIKYGVTTIELFKALGLDLSGLHLRSVEEGFKRHGFALIHQPEHFPIAESLVGYREELGKRPPVASLELLWTPHQGPHILVSGFVHPPTESRAWDALRQAGETDLVTVKGLEGGTDLPIGRACITATMKEGRVERLILHPRDHGCHAKDVEWQDLDTWTVQARQALGNQGPLSTALRWNAGSYLWFCGMADDIQAGLKQAEALLEGGAALSILHQLCTWRSENAIW